A region of Apus apus isolate bApuApu2 chromosome 14, bApuApu2.pri.cur, whole genome shotgun sequence DNA encodes the following proteins:
- the BHLHA15 gene encoding class A basic helix-loop-helix protein 15 → MKTKTKGRKRRHTVDKEAFSEESAMRKKELVKCLRHKERRNGGNKESSKITTARAKHSWSNKDRHLRRLESNERERQRMHKLNNAFQALREVIPHVRAENKLSKIETLTLAKNYIKSLTSIILNMSNGHFPAAEGMGGPWGSKFYQHCQQQHEDDHNAEHLQKHSI, encoded by the coding sequence ATGAAGACTAAAACGAAAGGAAGGAAGCGAAGACACACTGTTGACAAAGAAGCGTTTTCTGAGGAGTcagcaatgaggaaaaaagaactGGTGAAGTGTTTGCGACACAAAGAAAGGAGGAATGGGGGAAACAAGGAGAGCAGCAAGATCACTACAGCCAGAGCCAAGCATTCTTGGAGCAATAAGGACAGACATTTGAGGAGACTGGAAAGCAACGAGCGGGAGAGGCAGAGAATGCACAAGCTCAACAATGCGTTCCAGGCCTTGCGGGAGGTGATCCCTCACGTGAGAGCTGAGAATAAGCTTTCCAAAATAGAGACTCTCACACTGGccaaaaattacattaaatccTTGACCTCCATTATACTCAACATGTCCAATGGacacttcccagcagcagaagggatGGGGGGACCCTGGGGTTCGAAATTCTACCAGCATTGTCAACAGCAACATGAGGATGATCACAATGCGGAACATCTACAGAAACATTCCATTTAA